CGGGGTCCTCATCCGGGAGCTGCGCGAAGCGGGTGCGGCAGCGGTCCAGCCAGCGCAGCGTGCGCTCGTAGGCCACGGTGGCGTGCTCGCGGCTGCTCTGCCCCGGCGGGCACTGGTCGAAGGCCATGATGATGTCGGCCCCCAGCGCCCGCTCGATCTCCATCACCCGCTCGGGGGTGAACAGGTGGCGAGAGCCGTCGATGTGGCTCTGGAAGGTGACACCCTCTTCCTCGATCGTGTTGATGTCGGAAAGCGAGAACACCTGGAAGCCGCCCGAGTCCGTGAGGATGGGCCCGTCCCACCCCTGAAAGCGGTGAAGCCCGCCCATCTCGCGCACCAGCTCGTGCCCGGGGCGCAGGTACAGGTGGTAGGTGTTGCCCAGGATGATCTGCGCGCCCAGCCCCGACACCTCGGCGGGCGTCAGCGTCTTGACGGTCGCCTGCGTGCCGACGGGCATGAACACGGGCGTTTGCACCTGCCCGTGGGGCAGCGTGAGCGTGCCCGTGCGCGCGGCACCCTCCGTCGCGTGGATCTGGAACTCGAACAGACTGCGCCTCCCCTGGTCAAACCCGCGCCGTCACCCGCATGCGTCGGCAGGCCGGTAGTTTGGCGGATGCGGGGGGCCAAGGCAAGGCGCGACCTGCATTCCGCCACGTCAGCGCGTCTCGGCGTGCGCCCGCCGGTCCGCCGGCCCGACGCGGCGCTCCGGGTATGCGGCGCACTTCTTTGGCGCGATGTGATCCTCGTACATCACCACCACAAAGCTGACCACGCCGACAACCCCCATCAGCCCGACCACGACCCAGCCAAGAATCAGGACGGTATGGTTGAACGTTTCGATGTTCATGCTCGGCTCCTCATCCACTCGGCCCAGGTACCCACCAATGCCGCGAACGCGGCCACCCAAATGGAAAACGTAAACAGGTTCATGCGAAAAGTCAGCCACTCCGCACAGCCGTCCACTTTCACGCCAGCACGTGAACACGTCGCATTCCATCGCACCCCGGGATCGTTGAGTTCATGGTTCACGTACACCCCGTACAGCATGGCGGAGAACACGCCGCCCAGCAGGAACACGCCAAAGCAAGCCGACAGCAGGTCGCGCCGGCTCGGGGAGATCGGCTCCCCGGCAGAGAGCGTAACGAGAAGTCCGCTTACTTGAACGGCACACACCATCACGGCGAAAAACAGCAACGCGGGCGAGGTCAGCGCGGCGCCAGCGACGCCCCCGCCGAACGCGTTCAGCAGCATCGACACCGTAAACGGCAGGAGGCCGAACGCGATCGTAAAAAGGAACCACCTGAGCATCGGACCCATTGGTCCCCATCCCTTGAGGTAAGCAAAATGCAAACGGACCGGACGAATGATGATCGCCGGTCCGCCGTTGCGCAAGTGGTTTGTTTTCGGGTATTTAGAGCACGTAGTACTACCATACGGAAGCCGTCATCGGAGGACCATCGCGTCACCGTAGGAAAAGAACCGGTATCCGTGCACTACGGCCTCGCGGTACGCCCTCATCACCAGTTCGTATCCTCCCAAAGCCGACACCAGCATCAACAGCGTGCTGCGGGGAAGGTGGAAGTTGGTGACCAGGTGGTCCACGCCCTTGAAGCGGTACGGCGGGCGGATGAAGATGTCCGTCCACCCCTCACCCGCGTGCACCAAGCCGTCGTCCGTGGCCGCGGACTCCAGGGTGCGCACGACGGTGGTGCCGACGGCCCAGATGGAGCCGCCGGCCGCGCGCGTCTCGTTGACGGCCGCCGCCGCCTCGCTCGACACGCTGTACCACTCGGAGTGCATGCGATGCTCGGCCGGGTCCTCGGCCTCCACCGGGCGAAAGGTGCCCACGCCGACGTGAAGCACCAGGCGGGCGACGCGGACGCCCTTGGCCTCGAACGCCGCGATCAGCTCGGGGGTGAAGTGCAGGCCCGCCGTAGGTGCGGCTACGGACCCCCGTTCACGCGCGTAGACCGTCTGGTAGCGCTCGCGATCCGCCTCCGTCGCGCTCCGCTCCACGTAGGGCGGCAGCGGCACCTCGCCGTAGCGGTCCAGCGCCTCGGCCAGGGGCAGCGGCGTCACCAGCCGCACGATGCGTTCGCCGCCAGGAGTGGAATCCAGGATCTCCACGGAAAGCTCCTCGCCCACCTCCACCGTTCGCCCGGGTTTGAGCTTGGCGCCGGGGCGCACGAGCGCCGTCCACACCTTTTCTTCGCCGCCGTGCGGGTGCAGAAGCAGCACCTCGGCCGCGGCACCCGTGGCCTTGCGCCCGAGCAGGCGCGCGGGAAAGACGCGCGTTTCGTTCAGTACGAGGGCGTCTCCCGCGGGCACGTAGTCCACCAGGTCGGAAAAGACGCCGTGGTGCAGTTCGCCGGTGGAGCGGTCCACCACGAGCAGCCGGCTGGCGTCGCGACGTTCCGCCGGGGCCTGGGCTACCTGCTCCGGCGGAAGGTGAAAGTCGAAGTCCGACGTGCGGAAGGCTCGCTCCGTCACGCGTCGAACAGGCTGGACTGCGCCGGTCCCCCTGCCCCGCCGAACATGCTGGGAAGGTTGGCGCCGGCGCCGTCCACCGGCGGGGCGTAGCCGAAGCGGCGGTAGGCGAGCGCCGTCGCCACGCGCCCGCGCGGCGTGCGCATCAGGAAGCCGTTCTGGATGAGAAAGGGCTCGTACACCTCTTCCAGCGTCCCCGCGTCCTCACCGATGGCCACGGCCAGGGTGTTCAGCCCCACGGGCCCGCCGCCGAACTGCTCGATCATGCTGCGCAGCACCCGCGTGTCCATCTCGTCCAGGCCGAACTCGTCCACGTCCAGCATCAGCAGCGCCGCGTCGGCCACGTCTCGGGTGATCACGCCGTCCGCGCGCACCTGGGCGTAGTCGCGTACGCGGCGCATCAGGCGGTTGGCCACGCGCGGCGTGCCCCGCGAGCGCCGCGCGATCTCCATCGCCCCGTGCGTTTCGCACCCCACCCCCAGGATTTCGGCCGTGCGCTCCACGATGAAGGCCAGGTGCTGCACGGGATAGTAGTGAAGCCGCTGCACGATGCCGAACCGGGCGCGCATGGGCGGCGTGAGCAGCCCGTAACGCGTGGTGGCGCCGATCAGCGTGAACTTTTCGATGGGCATGGAGATCATCTGCGCGTGCGGCCCGTCCGAAAGGCGCACGTCGATCCGCCAGTCCTCCATCGCGGGATACAGGAACTCCTCGATTATGGGCCGCAGGCGGTGGATCTCGTCGATGAACAGGATGTCGCCCTCGCGCAGCGTCGTCAGCTCGCGCACCAGGTCCGCGGGCTTTTCGAGCACGGGGGCGGCGGTGATCTTGATGTTGACGCCAAGCTCGCGCGCCATCAGCAGCGCCAGCGTGGTCTTGCCCAGCCCGGGCGGGCCGTAGAACAGGGTGTGGTCCAGCGGCTCGCGGCGGCTGAGCGCCGCGTCGATGGCGATCTGCAGCGACTCCTTGACCTTGTCCTGCCCGATGAACTCCGCCAGGCGCTGCGGGCGCAGGCTGAGCTCGGCGCCTTCCTCGTCGGTCAGCGCGGCGGGCGTGGTGATCTCGGAGCGCGGTTGCTGCTGCGACATGCGGGCCTTGGCGTATGCGCGGGCACTTCGGAAACGTTTCGGGTTGCAGGATATGCGTTCCCGCACCTGGAATCAAGGCCCCCGCCACCCCGCGGGAAGAGTCGAGATCCCGCCCAATCCCGGTGCACGAGCCAAACCGGGCCGGGCCGTGGCGCAGATGCGCAGAATTTGGCGCAGGACGGGCCTGGCACTTGCCCCTTGCAGAGCAGAACTGCAACGGAGAAGTGCATGCTGGCCATCTACTGCCGCGATGATCATTCCAGAAAACGTCTGGAGACCGTGCTCCGCCACGACGCCGAGTTCCGCTCCGTCGCGCGGTGGCCGGACTACGAGCGGCTGGCGGCGGACGGGGCCGACTGCTCGGTGGTGTGCCTCCCCTGGCTGGCCACGGACCCGGACACGGTTCGGCTGACCACCTTCAAGTCGCGCTTTCGGCGGCAGCGACCTGCAGGTGGCGGTGGCGCTCAAGGACGGCATCACCCCGGCGGGTTTCGACCTGAATGGCAAGCAGATCCAGCTGTCGGCCACGGCGGCCCCCGCGCGTCCGACCGTCTCCCTGACCTTCCTGGAGTCGTTCGATCGTGACGGAACGCCCTTCTCCGAGCTTCGCAGCCGCGAGAACGCGGCCTGGGCCGCCGCGCACGCCGTGCGCCCGGCGGGCGCCACCGGCCCCCGCACCGCGATGGTGAGCACGCCTTGGACGGGCGTGTGGGTGAACTCGGTGTACATCCCGGGCGACTACGAGTCGTGGTACGCCGGCGACCCGGAGTACGAGATGTACATGGAGCGCCTGTCGGACCGCAAGGTGATCCGCTGCGCCAACATGAACTCCATCGAGCCGTTCAAGTTTGACATGAACAGCTCCACCTATCCCCACATGTTCCTGATCGCGTGGGACCAGGAGACGCCGTCGCTGGAAGGCGTTGCGTTCCACTGGGTGGAGGACGACGACACGGAGTGCGTGCTCAAGAAGGACAAGGATTACCTGAAGCTCGCCGTGGAGTTCTACAACAGTGCGTCCACGGCCATGAAGGCCGCGGGTGAGAAGCAGTGGGAGCAGGCGGTGGTTGCGTTCAAGTCGGCATGGGTCGCGTTCAAGAGCATGATCAGCGGCGACGACGCCTGGATCGGTGTGGTGGCGTCGGACGTGCCGGTGGACGGCACGGAGAAGACGATGCTGATCAAGGCCGAGAACGGGCAGGAC
The Longimicrobium sp. DNA segment above includes these coding regions:
- a CDS encoding tRNA guanosine(34) transglycosylase Tgt is translated as MFEFQIHATEGAARTGTLTLPHGQVQTPVFMPVGTQATVKTLTPAEVSGLGAQIILGNTYHLYLRPGHELVREMGGLHRFQGWDGPILTDSGGFQVFSLSDINTIEEEGVTFQSHIDGSRHLFTPERVMEIERALGADIIMAFDQCPPGQSSREHATVAYERTLRWLDRCRTRFAQLPDEDP
- the queA gene encoding tRNA preQ1(34) S-adenosylmethionine ribosyltransferase-isomerase QueA; amino-acid sequence: MTERAFRTSDFDFHLPPEQVAQAPAERRDASRLLVVDRSTGELHHGVFSDLVDYVPAGDALVLNETRVFPARLLGRKATGAAAEVLLLHPHGGEEKVWTALVRPGAKLKPGRTVEVGEELSVEILDSTPGGERIVRLVTPLPLAEALDRYGEVPLPPYVERSATEADRERYQTVYARERGSVAAPTAGLHFTPELIAAFEAKGVRVARLVLHVGVGTFRPVEAEDPAEHRMHSEWYSVSSEAAAAVNETRAAGGSIWAVGTTVVRTLESAATDDGLVHAGEGWTDIFIRPPYRFKGVDHLVTNFHLPRSTLLMLVSALGGYELVMRAYREAVVHGYRFFSYGDAMVLR
- the ruvB gene encoding Holliday junction branch migration DNA helicase RuvB, which gives rise to MSQQQPRSEITTPAALTDEEGAELSLRPQRLAEFIGQDKVKESLQIAIDAALSRREPLDHTLFYGPPGLGKTTLALLMARELGVNIKITAAPVLEKPADLVRELTTLREGDILFIDEIHRLRPIIEEFLYPAMEDWRIDVRLSDGPHAQMISMPIEKFTLIGATTRYGLLTPPMRARFGIVQRLHYYPVQHLAFIVERTAEILGVGCETHGAMEIARRSRGTPRVANRLMRRVRDYAQVRADGVITRDVADAALLMLDVDEFGLDEMDTRVLRSMIEQFGGGPVGLNTLAVAIGEDAGTLEEVYEPFLIQNGFLMRTPRGRVATALAYRRFGYAPPVDGAGANLPSMFGGAGGPAQSSLFDA